Proteins from one Nerophis lumbriciformis linkage group LG08, RoL_Nlum_v2.1, whole genome shotgun sequence genomic window:
- the LOC133611529 gene encoding 14-3-3 protein beta/alpha-like isoform X2 encodes MDKPDLIQKAKLAEQAERYDDMAECMKAVTEMGNDLTNEERNLLSVAYKNVVGARRSSWRVISSIGGKAETEKKQQLVKEYREKVEKELQDICNNVLTLLSTHLIKNSTQAESKVFYLKMKGDYFRYLAEVASGDDKSKTIENSQQAYQEAFDISKTEMDPTHPIRLGLALNFSVFYYEILNSPEKACELAKTAFDDAIAELDHLNEESYKDSTLIMQLLRDNLTLWTSDTAGEEGDAGERGEGGDTEN; translated from the exons ATGGATAAACCGGATCTTATCCAGAAGGCCAAGCTGGCCGAGCAGGCTGAGCGCTACGACGACATGGCCGAGTGCATGAAGGCGGTGACGGAAATGGGGAACGACCTTACTAACGAGGAGAGGAACCTGCTCTCCGTCGCCTATAAGAACGTGGTGGGGGCCCGGAGGTCCTCTTGGAGGGTGATCTCCAGCATCGGAGGCAAGGCTGAGACTGAGAAGAAGCAGCAACTGGTTAAGGAATATCGGGAGAAGGTGGAGAAGGAGCTGCAGGACATCTGCAACAACGTTTTG ACATTGCTGAgtacacatttaattaaaaactcCACACAAGCTGAGAGCAAAGTGTTTTACCTAAAGATGAAGGGGGACTACTTTAGATACCTTGCTGAAGTGGCCTCTGGCGATGACAAATCAA AGACTATTGAGAACTCGCAGCAAGCGTACCAGGAAGCATTTGACATCAGCAAGACTGAGATGGACCCCACACACCCTATCCGCTTGGGTCTGGCACTTAACTTCTCTGTCTTTTACTACGAGATCCTCAACTCTCCAGAAAAAGCTTGCGAGCTGGCTAAAACG GCGTTCGACGACGCCATTGCTGAACTCGACCACCTCAACGAGGAGTCCTACAAAGACAGCACCCTCATCATGCAGCTCCTCAGGGACAATCTGACA CTATGGACATCAGACACCGCTGGCGAGGAGGGCGATGCCGGCGAAAGAGGCGAGGGCGGCGACACTGAGAACTAA
- the LOC133611529 gene encoding 14-3-3 protein beta/alpha-like isoform X1: MIRPTLIKFSWTLAAAACSLPFSPIPRIGTICEAILDLSSLSRCGGTNATPCSTHSPTSQSATVARPHFQPIRSLTATKNTQTMDKPDLIQKAKLAEQAERYDDMAECMKAVTEMGNDLTNEERNLLSVAYKNVVGARRSSWRVISSIGGKAETEKKQQLVKEYREKVEKELQDICNNVLTLLSTHLIKNSTQAESKVFYLKMKGDYFRYLAEVASGDDKSKTIENSQQAYQEAFDISKTEMDPTHPIRLGLALNFSVFYYEILNSPEKACELAKTAFDDAIAELDHLNEESYKDSTLIMQLLRDNLTLWTSDTAGEEGDAGERGEGGDTEN; encoded by the exons ATGATCCGCCCTACTTTAATCAAGTTCAGTTGGACTTTAGCTGCCGCTGCGTGTTCTCTGCCTTTCAGCCCAATCCCTCGAATCGGAACAATTTGTGAAGCGATTTTGGACCTCAGTAG cTTGTCACGCTGCGGTGGGACTAACGCCACTCCTTGTTCCACCCATTCTCCCACTTCACAGTCCGCGACTGTCGCTCGCCCGCATTTCCAACCCATCCGCTCCCTAACGGCAACAAAAAACACTCAAACTATGGATAAACCGGATCTTATCCAGAAGGCCAAGCTGGCCGAGCAGGCTGAGCGCTACGACGACATGGCCGAGTGCATGAAGGCGGTGACGGAAATGGGGAACGACCTTACTAACGAGGAGAGGAACCTGCTCTCCGTCGCCTATAAGAACGTGGTGGGGGCCCGGAGGTCCTCTTGGAGGGTGATCTCCAGCATCGGAGGCAAGGCTGAGACTGAGAAGAAGCAGCAACTGGTTAAGGAATATCGGGAGAAGGTGGAGAAGGAGCTGCAGGACATCTGCAACAACGTTTTG ACATTGCTGAgtacacatttaattaaaaactcCACACAAGCTGAGAGCAAAGTGTTTTACCTAAAGATGAAGGGGGACTACTTTAGATACCTTGCTGAAGTGGCCTCTGGCGATGACAAATCAA AGACTATTGAGAACTCGCAGCAAGCGTACCAGGAAGCATTTGACATCAGCAAGACTGAGATGGACCCCACACACCCTATCCGCTTGGGTCTGGCACTTAACTTCTCTGTCTTTTACTACGAGATCCTCAACTCTCCAGAAAAAGCTTGCGAGCTGGCTAAAACG GCGTTCGACGACGCCATTGCTGAACTCGACCACCTCAACGAGGAGTCCTACAAAGACAGCACCCTCATCATGCAGCTCCTCAGGGACAATCTGACA CTATGGACATCAGACACCGCTGGCGAGGAGGGCGATGCCGGCGAAAGAGGCGAGGGCGGCGACACTGAGAACTAA